GCGTTTTGATTCCCTTAGCCAATCGATTGTTAGGGCGTGTTGTTCTGGAAGAAGTCGTTCACCCCGAAACGGGAGAAGTGGTTCTGCCCAAGAATGAGGCTGTTTCAGAATCCATTGCGAAAGAGATTGCTAAGGCTGGAGTGGAAGAAGTTATTGTTCGCTCTCCCCTAACTTGTGAAGCAGCTCGCTCCGTTTGTCAGCATTGTTATGGCTGGAGCCTGGCCCATGCTCACCTCGTAGATACTGGGGAAGCGGTTGGTATTATTGCAGCCCAATCTATTGGTGAACCAGGAACACAGCTCACCATGCGGACCTTTCACACAGGTGGAGTGTTTACCGGTGAAGTGGCTCGCCAAATCCGGGCACCTTTCAACGGCAAAATCAAGTTCCCCAAAAAGATGCGGAGCCGTCCCTTCAGAACTCGTCATGGGGAAGATGCCCTGACCGCTGAAGTGAGCACCAGTTTGACCTTAGAAGGGGAAGGGAAAAACGAAACCTTTGAAATTACCCAAAACTCAACGCTTTTAGTCAAAGATGGCCAAGCTGTGAAAGTGGGGCAGATGTTAGCAGAAGTGGCGGCGGCTGGACGAAATGTTCGCAAAACCACCGAAAAAGCGACGAAGGACGTGGCCTCTGATCTGGCTGGAGAGGTGCAATTTTCGAATCTCGTCCCTGAAGAAAAGCATGATCGACAAGGTAATACGACGCGCATTGCTCCTCGTGGTGGCTTGATTTGGGTTCTTTCTGGTGAAGTCTATAACTTGCCGCCTGGTGCTGAGCCTATCGTTAAAAACGAAGACTACATCAACGGTGAAGATGTTTTAGCAGAGACCAAGCTTGTCACTGAGCATGGAGGTGTCGTTCGTCTTCCGGTACAGGAAGAAGGCAAAGGGGGCCGAGAAGTTGAAATTATTACGGCTTCTGTTTTGCTGGACCAAGCTAAAGTCTGTCTGGAGAGTCTGCAAGGCCGAGACCAGTATGTAATTGAAGCCCAGAAGAAGCAGCGTTTTCTGCTGAAAGCGGCTCCAGGGACTAAGGTCATCAATGGTCAAGTGGTTGCTGAACTCATCGATGATCACTACCGCACCAAAACTGGTGGCATCCTCAAATATGCTGGCGTTGAAGTTACTAAAAAAGGTAAGGCGAAGCAAGGGTTCGAAGTGACCCAGGGTGGAACGTTGCTCTGGATTGCGGAAGAATCCCATGAGGTTAATAAAGATATTTCTTTACTGTTGGTCGAAGATGGCCAATATGTTGAAGCTGGCACAGAAGTGGTCAAAGATATCTTTTGTCAAAGTAATGGAGTGGTCGAAGTTACCCAGAAAAACGACATCTTACGAGAGGTGTTGGTCAAACCTGGGGATCTGCATTTAGTCGATGACCCAGAAGCAGTCAAGAGTAAGGATCAGACCCTATTAAATCCAGGAGAAGAACTTTTACCTGGATTAGGGACAGATGAACTGCGATACATCGAATGTGTCACGACCCCAGAAGGGGATGCGGTTCTCCTCCGGCCCGTTACTGAGTTTCCTGTACCGGATAAACCTGCTGTTCCGTCTCAAGAATCGATTAATGAGGCTGGGCGCTCAATTTGTCTAAAGGCAGTGCAGCGTCTTCCTTATAAAGATGGCGAGCGGGTGAAGTCAGTTGAAGGAGTTGATTTACTGCGGACTCAATTGGTACTGGAAATTGATACCGATGCGCCGCAAATTGCTGCTGATATTGAAATTTTGTCAGATGACAAGGATGAGGAAATCTCTCGTCTACAGCTGGTGATTTTAGAAACTTTAGTCATTCGCCGGGATGTTTCTGCGGATCAAACCCAAGGAAGTACCAAAACACGGCTGTTAGTTGAAGAAGGACAGCAAATTGATCCGGGGGCTGTGGTGGCTCGTACCGAGATCAAGGCTAAGCAAGGCGGTAAGATTCGAGGTATCCGGAGTGGGAATGAGGCAACTCGCCGAATTCTGCTGATGACGAATGATGATCTCATCACGATTGAGACTTCAGGGAAAACGACTTCTGCCTCTGAGGGAGAACTCCTCAGGGCAGGAGATGAAGTAGCTGCTGGCGTGACAGTTGAAGAGTCTTGCCAAGTCATGAAAGTTGAAGATGGCAAGGTTACTTTGCGCATTGCCCGTCCTTACTTGGTTTCTCCAGGAGCGGTCTTACAAATTGATGACCAGGATCTGGTCCAACGGGGCGACAACTTAGCACTGCTGGTGTTTGAGCGCACCAAGACGGGAGATATTATTCAGGGCCTACCTCGAATTGAAGAGTTGCTAGAAGCCCGTAAACCCAAGGAGATGTGCACTCTCGCACAACGCTCTGGAACTTGCCAAGTTATTTACAACGATGATGACAGTATTGAAGTCAAAATTGTTGAACAGGATGGGACGATTACCGATTATCCTATCGGACCTGGACAAAACCCCATTGTCCTAGACGGTCAGACAGTCGAGGCGGGCGAAGCGGTTACAGATGGTCCGCTGAACCCCCATGACATTCTGGAAATTTATTTCCGGTTCCACCGGGAGACGAAGGGGGTTTATGAATCTGCATTGCTTAGCTTGCAGAAAGTCCAGAAGTTTCTCGTGAATGGTGTGCAGTCGGTGTATCAGTCTCAAGGGATTGATATTTCAGATAAGCATATCGAAGTAGTGGTTCGGCAGATGAGTTCTAAGGTCCGAATTGACGATGGGGGTGATACCACGATGCTGCCAGGAGAGCTAATTGATCTGTACCAAGTGGAACAGGTGAATGCGGCTATGTCGATTACGGGTGGAGCCCCGGCGGAATATACGCCCGTGTTATTGGGGATTACCAAGGCATCCTTGAATACCGATAGCTTTATTTCGGCTGCTAGTTTCCAAGAGACGACTCGAGTTCTGACGGAAGCTGCGATTCAGGGTAAATCTGATTGGCTGCGAGGCTTGAAAGAGAATGTGATCATTGGACGCCTCATTCCTGCGGGTACAGGCTTTAATTCCTATGATGATGGTGGTTTAGGAGAACCTGATCCCTCATTTGAAGGAATGCCTTTTACGGATTCTGACGATGTGATTGACGATCGCACCGCTCGGAATTACAACATCAATGATGTCAAACCTTTCTCTGGCGGCGAGCGGCCTGCTTATGATCCCAACAAGCCTGGTGAGCAACAACGGTCCATGCTAGGTATTGATCCTGCGGCAGTAGGGGATGATACCCTGATTGACGATCAAGTGGCTGAGAAGCTGAATGCCAATCTGGAAGGGAATCAGTAATCGGTGAAAGTAGGGGCTCAAATCGAGTCCCTGCTTTTTGAGGTTGGCTTTTAGATTTTAGGTACCCAACTTTTGTGCCTATCTTCTGGGAGTTGAAAAAGCATGAGGTCGTCACCATGCGGGCTAGAATTCGGGATACTGAACTTTACTTTGATGTTGAAGGCTGTGAACTTGCGATCGCAACCTCTCACATCCAGCAAAAACCCGTATTTTTCGTCATCCATGGTGGACCAGGGGTAGACCATACGACCTGCCGCCCCGTCTTATCGCCATTGAGTGAAATCGCTCAACTCGTCTATTTTGATCATCGGGGTCATGGTCGCTCAGCACGAGGTAATTCTGAGACCTATACCCTGGATAACAATGTTGAAGATATGGAGGCTCTACGCCAGTATTTGGGGCTAGAGCGTATAGGTTTACTTGGGTTTTCCTATGGGGGAATGGTCGCACTTACCTATGCCAGCCGCTACCCCAACCATGTTTCTCAGTTAATTCCCGTGGTCACGGCTGCGGATTCTCGATTTTTAACCTTAGCCCAAGCGAAGCTTGCCAGGGAAGGAACACCCGAACAGCAAGTCATTGCTCAATTGCTGTG
The Acaryochloris marina S15 genome window above contains:
- a CDS encoding DNA-directed RNA polymerase subunit beta' is translated as MAERSTHSPREATPPAFCNKIVNKGQLKSLVHWAFTHYGTARTAEMADHLKDLGFKYATKAGVSISVDDLQVPPRKRQLLETAEEEIRVTEDRYTRGEITEVERFQKVIDTWNGTSEELKDEVVRNFRSNNPLNSVYMMAFSGARGNLSQVRQLVGMRGLMADPQGEIIDLPIKTNFREGLTVTEYIISSYGARKGLVDTALRTADSGYLTRRLVDVSQDVIIRELDCGTKRGIPVRSMTDGDRVLIPLANRLLGRVVLEEVVHPETGEVVLPKNEAVSESIAKEIAKAGVEEVIVRSPLTCEAARSVCQHCYGWSLAHAHLVDTGEAVGIIAAQSIGEPGTQLTMRTFHTGGVFTGEVARQIRAPFNGKIKFPKKMRSRPFRTRHGEDALTAEVSTSLTLEGEGKNETFEITQNSTLLVKDGQAVKVGQMLAEVAAAGRNVRKTTEKATKDVASDLAGEVQFSNLVPEEKHDRQGNTTRIAPRGGLIWVLSGEVYNLPPGAEPIVKNEDYINGEDVLAETKLVTEHGGVVRLPVQEEGKGGREVEIITASVLLDQAKVCLESLQGRDQYVIEAQKKQRFLLKAAPGTKVINGQVVAELIDDHYRTKTGGILKYAGVEVTKKGKAKQGFEVTQGGTLLWIAEESHEVNKDISLLLVEDGQYVEAGTEVVKDIFCQSNGVVEVTQKNDILREVLVKPGDLHLVDDPEAVKSKDQTLLNPGEELLPGLGTDELRYIECVTTPEGDAVLLRPVTEFPVPDKPAVPSQESINEAGRSICLKAVQRLPYKDGERVKSVEGVDLLRTQLVLEIDTDAPQIAADIEILSDDKDEEISRLQLVILETLVIRRDVSADQTQGSTKTRLLVEEGQQIDPGAVVARTEIKAKQGGKIRGIRSGNEATRRILLMTNDDLITIETSGKTTSASEGELLRAGDEVAAGVTVEESCQVMKVEDGKVTLRIARPYLVSPGAVLQIDDQDLVQRGDNLALLVFERTKTGDIIQGLPRIEELLEARKPKEMCTLAQRSGTCQVIYNDDDSIEVKIVEQDGTITDYPIGPGQNPIVLDGQTVEAGEAVTDGPLNPHDILEIYFRFHRETKGVYESALLSLQKVQKFLVNGVQSVYQSQGIDISDKHIEVVVRQMSSKVRIDDGGDTTMLPGELIDLYQVEQVNAAMSITGGAPAEYTPVLLGITKASLNTDSFISAASFQETTRVLTEAAIQGKSDWLRGLKENVIIGRLIPAGTGFNSYDDGGLGEPDPSFEGMPFTDSDDVIDDRTARNYNINDVKPFSGGERPAYDPNKPGEQQRSMLGIDPAAVGDDTLIDDQVAEKLNANLEGNQ
- a CDS encoding alpha/beta fold hydrolase, with protein sequence MRARIRDTELYFDVEGCELAIATSHIQQKPVFFVIHGGPGVDHTTCRPVLSPLSEIAQLVYFDHRGHGRSARGNSETYTLDNNVEDMEALRQYLGLERIGLLGFSYGGMVALTYASRYPNHVSQLIPVVTAADSRFLTLAQAKLAREGTPEQQVIAQLLWDGQFASEQQLQEYFQLLGPLYSLTFDLDKSMDAWRRVIFNPEAINQAFGGFLRTYDIRAALPQISVPTLVIGAEKDWICPPQFSREIAQAIPNARLEIVPNSGHSIRADAPKILLELVSNFMQ